GCCGGTCCCGGATTTCGCCGACACCATGACGGCCGTGTCCGTGGGGCGCAGACCGTCGAGGAACGCGCGCATCTGCGCGCGGTCGAACGGGATCTCGTCCGGCTGCGTCAGGCAGCGCGTGTCGTCCGTGTGCACCACGCGCGTCCGGGCGGCGAGCACCTCGTCCACGAACACGCCGTAGAGCACCATCTCGGACACGTGCAGCTCCCGCCCGATGACCCGCGCCCACGGCGCGCCGCCCGCCACCGCCGAGATCCGTTCGAGCATCATCCGCACGACCCGCGGGCTCCAGGGGCACGGCCAGCAGATGTAGTCGTGCCGGGTGGGCGCGTCCGTGGCCGGCAGTCCGAGCAGCCGGCGGGCGACGTCGTCCCAGACGACGTGCCGGGGAAGCCGCGAGTCGACGACGTCGGGGAGGCGGTAGAGCAGCTCGCCGTCGTCCGGCGAGAGCGCCTCGAACGGGCGGACGAACACGACATCCGAGTCGACCACGAGCACCTCGTCCGCCGTGCTCGACGCCGTGGCGGCGAGCTTGACGAGCTGCTGCGCGACCCAGCCGCGGACGGGCGGCCACGGCGCGCGGAGGTCGATCCAGCCGTTCCACCCCGGCACCCGTCGCAGCGTGCGCGGCAGCACGTCGGCGACGTCCTGAACCTCGACACCCTCGCCCCGCAGTGCGGCGAACATCGCGAGGTCCCGGCGCGGCACGAGCAGCCGATGGCGGGTGCCGGGCGGTGCGAAGCGCCGCGCGGACGCGACGAGGTCGCGGCACAGCTCGAAGTCCGGTGCGTAGCTCGGCGTGATCAGCTCGAGCGTGCGAGCGGTCATGCGTCCTGCTCCTCACGCTGGGGCGGGCGGATGTTCGCGTCCGCCGCGCCGATCGTCCGGATCGCCCCGGCGAGGCCGATCAGCACGAAGAACATGCCCGCCGACATCGGGAAGCTCAGCCCGTCGAAGAAGGCGAACAGGACCAGCGAGGTCAGCAGCGCGGCGACGATGCCCCGTCCGAGCGATGCGACGTCGGAGTACGGCGAGCGGCGGATCGTCGACACCGCGCTCCACATCGCCGTGAAGGCGAACACCACGAACGCGAGCAGGCCGAGCAGGCCCAGCTCGAGCAGGATCAGCACCCACTGGTTGTCGAAGATGTAGTACCGCGGCAGGAAGGTGCCGAAGCCCAGCCCGATCACGGGACTCGCGGCCAGGAACTCGGGCACCTGGGCGAGCGCGTTGGTGCGCGACAGCGTGGAGGGGTCCTTGTCGGATCCGGCGAACAGATCCACGACCGTGCCGAACATCCCCGGCACCACGGCGACGATGCCGATGGCCGCGATCACGCCGCCCGCCGCGACCAGCCAGCGATACGCGACCGGCAGCGCAGGAAGCGACGCCGCGACGGCGACGACGACCCCGATGATCGCCGAGCGCGACACGGAGATGAGCGCCGCGATCGCGATGAGCGCGGCGGGGATCCAGGTCCACGGCAGGCGGCCGCGACCGGCATGCGCCCGCGTCACGCCGAGCGTGATGGCGAGCGGCAGGATGGAGCAGATCACCGCGGCGTACTCGAGCGCATGCGTCGCCGTCCCCGACGGCCGCAAGAACGCTCCGCGTGCACCGGCGCCGCTCGCCTCGACCGAGATGCCCGGCACCTGCGTCAGCCACTCGAGGAGCGACTGCCCGGTCGCGAACTGCGCGATGCCGAGGACCGCCAGCCCCGCCCCGATCCAGACGATCCAGGCGAGCAGCCGATCGGCGTCGCACAGCGTGCGGATGCCGTCCATCAGCACGAGCGCGACACCGCCCCAGGAGAGCAGTCGGATCACGGCGGCGATCGCCACGGTCACCTGGTCGTCCGGCTGGCCCCGCAGCATGGCGGCCGCGAAGCTCACCAGCACCATCACCAGCAGCGCGAGGTAGGCCCACCGGGCCGGCTGCGTCGCGCGCGACACGTCGACCGATCGCGCCTGCAGCCGCGCGATCACCCACCACAGCAGCAGCAGCAAGCCCCAGATCAGTGCCGGTCGCCCCAGCCCGCCCAGGGGCGAGATCGTGACGTTCGAGGGCACGCCGCACAGCAGCACGACGTACACCGTCAGCATGGTCAGGGCCGTCCCGGTGCGCGTGCGTCCCGTGACCGCGCGATCCGCCCGCAGGGGCGGCGGCAGGGCGACGACCGCGCTCACGGGTTGCCCTGCCTCCGCGCTCCGATCGGCGCGCGCTCGGCGAGCAGCAGCCGGTCGAGCGCGACATCGACCTCCGCCAGCACCTCCAGGTCGGCGACCGCGGCCCGATTCCCGGGCGTCGTGCTCCGCTTCGGCGCGCTCTTCTCCGCGGACGGCGACGCGACGGGATCCGGCCCGACACCCGCCTTCTCGGTCCGGGGCGCATCGACCGTCTCGGTGCGGGGCTTGTCGACGTCCTCGATCGGATCGTCGACCTCGTCGGCGCCGGCGAGCGCGGTCGCGGTGTCGCGGCGCTTCGCCGCCCCGCCTGCGCGGCGCTCCTTGCGCGCGGCGCGCACCCGCCGGCGCCCGCGCTGCCGCACCAGGCCGTCGACCGCCGCGGCCAGCAGGAGCGCCAGCAGCACGGCGCCGGCTCCGGCTCCCACCGAGTACAGCGCGCGGTCGCGGTAGTTCAGCTCGCTCTCGTCGGCCACGGCGAGCGTGGACACCGTGACCTTCGCGTCCTCGGTCACCTCCTGCTCGCTCTGCAGGGCATCGAGCACGTCGACCGTCTGCTGGAGCATCGTGTCGATGATGTCGGCGGCCGCCTCGTCACTCGGCGCGGTCGCCGTGATGAGCACGACGGGGCCGGAGGTGCTGGGGTCGCGCGTCACGCTCACCTCGGAACCGGCATGCGCCTCGGTGGCCTCACGCACGATCTGGGGTGCGTTGAGCGCGCCGACGGTGACGTCGGCCGCGGTGGTCAGACCGCCGAGGTACAGGAACGGGTTGGGCGCACCCTCCGTGGATTCCGGCAGGGTCGCGGCCCCCGGAAGCAGCAGCTGCGTGGCGGTGCGCTCGTACATCGGCGGGGTCGAGACCCACATCCAGCTGGCGAGGCCTGCGGCGACGATGATGCCCGGCAGCACGATGTACCAGCGGCGGCGCAGTCCGCGCAGCGTCTCAGCGATGTTCATCTGTCTTCCTCCCTCGAGCCGCCCCCTGCGGCCCTCGTCTCTTGGCCGCGCGCGAGGACGCGGTCGGTGCCGACCGCGGCCGCGGCTGCGGCGAGCACCCCCGCGGCCGCCAGCGCGGCGAAGGCCGCGATCTGACTGAGCCG
The Microbacterium sp. JZ31 genome window above contains:
- a CDS encoding O-antigen ligase family protein encodes the protein MSAVVALPPPLRADRAVTGRTRTGTALTMLTVYVVLLCGVPSNVTISPLGGLGRPALIWGLLLLLWWVIARLQARSVDVSRATQPARWAYLALLVMVLVSFAAAMLRGQPDDQVTVAIAAVIRLLSWGGVALVLMDGIRTLCDADRLLAWIVWIGAGLAVLGIAQFATGQSLLEWLTQVPGISVEASGAGARGAFLRPSGTATHALEYAAVICSILPLAITLGVTRAHAGRGRLPWTWIPAALIAIAALISVSRSAIIGVVVAVAASLPALPVAYRWLVAAGGVIAAIGIVAVVPGMFGTVVDLFAGSDKDPSTLSRTNALAQVPEFLAASPVIGLGFGTFLPRYYIFDNQWVLILLELGLLGLLAFVVFAFTAMWSAVSTIRRSPYSDVASLGRGIVAALLTSLVLFAFFDGLSFPMSAGMFFVLIGLAGAIRTIGAADANIRPPQREEQDA
- a CDS encoding DUF6492 family protein — encoded protein: MTARTLELITPSYAPDFELCRDLVASARRFAPPGTRHRLLVPRRDLAMFAALRGEGVEVQDVADVLPRTLRRVPGWNGWIDLRAPWPPVRGWVAQQLVKLAATASSTADEVLVVDSDVVFVRPFEALSPDDGELLYRLPDVVDSRLPRHVVWDDVARRLLGLPATDAPTRHDYICWPCPWSPRVVRMMLERISAVAGGAPWARVIGRELHVSEMVLYGVFVDEVLAARTRVVHTDDTRCLTQPDEIPFDRAQMRAFLDGLRPTDTAVMVSAKSGTGLELRRAEITRITESIAR